In Miscanthus floridulus cultivar M001 chromosome 5, ASM1932011v1, whole genome shotgun sequence, one genomic interval encodes:
- the LOC136451365 gene encoding probable indole-3-acetic acid-amido synthetase GH3.12 isoform X2: MSGKKASEFSNEEEVIAEFDRLTRNAATVQRETLRRILDENAAVEYLQRHGLAGRTDPDTFRACVPLATHDDLEPYIVRVADGDTSPVLTAKPITSISLSSGTTQGKRKYLPFNDELFKLTMHVYRTSFAFRNRAFPVEGGGKALQFVYGSRQFTTKGGLTAATATTHLYRNEGYKAAVRDIQLPCCSPDEVVFVAADFAQSLYCHLLCGLLFAGEVRSVFAMFGHNLVLAFQTLERVWEELCHDIRHGALSPARVTEPALRRAVSALLAPPNPALADEVARRCAEAGLRDWRGVVPALWPNARYVHTIVTGSMEHYVRKIRHYAGGLPLVAMDYGASEGMVGANVEPEVPPESATFAVVPDIAYFEFIPLKTNDGGGAACTDTGTSYNTEADPVGLTKVTVGEHYEVVMTTFAGLYRYRLGDVVKVAGFYNSTPKLKFVSRGAIGPTLCINVDKNTELDVKLAVDGAAEILAARNTSLEVVDYTSHADVSSDPGHYVVFWELSGEADDDVLQRCCDELDRRFVDAGYVSSRKTRVIRPLELRVLRRGAFQKVLHHYLALGASANQFKFPRCVARSNSGVLQVLSDNAVKIFFSTAYD, translated from the exons ATGTCGGGGAAGAAGGCCAGCGAGTTCAGCAACGAGGAGGAGGTGATCGCCGAGTTCGACCGGCTCACGCGGAACGCCGCCACCGTCCAGCGGGAGACGCTGCGGCGGATCCTCGACGAGAACGCCGCCGTTGAGTACCTCCAGCGGCATGGCCTCGCCGGCCGCACTGACCCGGACACCTTCCGGGCCTGCGTGCCGCTCGCCACGCACGACGACCTCGAGCCCTACATCGTCCGCGTCGCCGACGGCGACACCTCCCCCGTCCTCACCGCCAAGCCCATCACCTCCATCTCCCTCAG CTCCGGCACGACGCAAGGGAAGCGCAAGTACCTGCCCTTCAACGACGAGCTATTCAAGCTGACCATGCATGTGTACCGGACCTCCTTCGCTTTCAGAAACAG GGCGTTCCCCGTCGAGGGCGGCGGAAAGGCGCTGCAGTTCGTCTACGGCAGCCGGCAGTTCACCACCAAGGGTGGCCTGACGGCGGCCACGGCCACCACCCACCTGTACCGCAACGAGGGGTACAAGGCCGCGGTGCGCGACATCCAGCTGCCGTGCTGCAGCCCCGACGAGGTGGTCTTCGTCGCCGCGGACTTCGCGCAGTCTCTCTACTGCCACCTCCTCTGCGGCCTGCTCTTCGCCGGCGAGGTCCGGTCCGTGTTCGCCATGTTCGGGCACAACCTCGTGCTCGCGTTCCAGACGCTGGAGCGGGTGTGGGAGGAGCTGTGCCACGACATCCGCCACGGCGCCCTGTCTCCAGCGCGGGTCACCGAGCCGGCGCTCCGCCGGGCCGTGTCCGCGCTCCTCGCGCCGCCGAACCCCGCGCTCGCCGACGAGGTGGCGCGCAGGTGCGCCGAGGCCGGGCTCCGCGACTGGCGCGGGGTGGTCCCGGCGCTGTGGCCCAACGCCAGGTACGTGCACACGATCGTGACGGGGTCCATGGAGCACTACGTCAGGAAGATCCGGCACTACGCCGGTGGCCTTCCGCTGGTCGCCATGGATTACGGCGCGTCGGAGGGTATGGTCGGTGCCAACGTCGAGCCGGAGGTGCCCCCGGAATCAGCAACGTTCGCCGTGGTCCCAGACATCGCCTACTTCGAGTTCATCCCTCTCAAGACCAACGACGGCGGCGGAGCGGCCTGTACCGATACCGGCACGAGCTACAACACCGAGGCGGATCCCGTCGGCCTGACGaaggtcaccgtcggcgagcaCTACGAGGTCGTCATGACCACCTTCGCAG GCTTGTACCGGTACCGTCTCGGCGACGTGGTGAAGGTGGCCGGCTTCTACAACTCGACGCCGAAGCTCAAGTTCGTGAGCCGAGGGGCGATCGGTCCCACGCTGTGCATCAACGTCGACAAGAACACCGAGCTGGACgtgaagctcgccgtcgatgGCGCGGCCGAGATCCTGGCTGCCCGGAACACGTCGTTGGAGGTGGTGGACTACACCAGCCACGCGGACGTGTCGTCCGACCCGGGCCACTACGTCGTCTTCTGGGAGCTCAGCGGCGAGGCCGACGACGACGTGTTGCAGCGCTGCTGCGACGAGCTGGACCGGCGCTTCGTCGACGCTGGGTACGTGAGCTCGAGAAAGACACGCGTCATCAGGCCCCTGGAGCTGCGGGTACTACGGCGGGGCGCCTTCCAGAAGGTGCTGCACCACTACCTCGCCCTCGGAGCTTCGGCGAACCAGTTCAAGTTCCCGAGGTGCGTCGCCCGGTCCAACTCCGGCGTCCTCCAGGTCCTCTCCGACAACGCCGTCAAGATCTTCTTCAGCACAGCCTACGACTGA
- the LOC136451365 gene encoding probable indole-3-acetic acid-amido synthetase GH3.12 isoform X1 produces the protein MSGKKASEFSNEEEVIAEFDRLTRNAATVQRETLRRILDENAAVEYLQRHGLAGRTDPDTFRACVPLATHDDLEPYIVRVADGDTSPVLTAKPITSISLRFVLIRHRFQYCVLLLLSLALPIHVHRSSGTTQGKRKYLPFNDELFKLTMHVYRTSFAFRNRAFPVEGGGKALQFVYGSRQFTTKGGLTAATATTHLYRNEGYKAAVRDIQLPCCSPDEVVFVAADFAQSLYCHLLCGLLFAGEVRSVFAMFGHNLVLAFQTLERVWEELCHDIRHGALSPARVTEPALRRAVSALLAPPNPALADEVARRCAEAGLRDWRGVVPALWPNARYVHTIVTGSMEHYVRKIRHYAGGLPLVAMDYGASEGMVGANVEPEVPPESATFAVVPDIAYFEFIPLKTNDGGGAACTDTGTSYNTEADPVGLTKVTVGEHYEVVMTTFAGLYRYRLGDVVKVAGFYNSTPKLKFVSRGAIGPTLCINVDKNTELDVKLAVDGAAEILAARNTSLEVVDYTSHADVSSDPGHYVVFWELSGEADDDVLQRCCDELDRRFVDAGYVSSRKTRVIRPLELRVLRRGAFQKVLHHYLALGASANQFKFPRCVARSNSGVLQVLSDNAVKIFFSTAYD, from the exons ATGTCGGGGAAGAAGGCCAGCGAGTTCAGCAACGAGGAGGAGGTGATCGCCGAGTTCGACCGGCTCACGCGGAACGCCGCCACCGTCCAGCGGGAGACGCTGCGGCGGATCCTCGACGAGAACGCCGCCGTTGAGTACCTCCAGCGGCATGGCCTCGCCGGCCGCACTGACCCGGACACCTTCCGGGCCTGCGTGCCGCTCGCCACGCACGACGACCTCGAGCCCTACATCGTCCGCGTCGCCGACGGCGACACCTCCCCCGTCCTCACCGCCAAGCCCATCACCTCCATCTCCCTCAGGTTCGTCTTAATTCGTCATCGGTTTCAGTACTGTGTGTTGCTGCTGCTAAGCTTGGCCTTGCCAATCCATGTCCATCGTAGCTCCGGCACGACGCAAGGGAAGCGCAAGTACCTGCCCTTCAACGACGAGCTATTCAAGCTGACCATGCATGTGTACCGGACCTCCTTCGCTTTCAGAAACAG GGCGTTCCCCGTCGAGGGCGGCGGAAAGGCGCTGCAGTTCGTCTACGGCAGCCGGCAGTTCACCACCAAGGGTGGCCTGACGGCGGCCACGGCCACCACCCACCTGTACCGCAACGAGGGGTACAAGGCCGCGGTGCGCGACATCCAGCTGCCGTGCTGCAGCCCCGACGAGGTGGTCTTCGTCGCCGCGGACTTCGCGCAGTCTCTCTACTGCCACCTCCTCTGCGGCCTGCTCTTCGCCGGCGAGGTCCGGTCCGTGTTCGCCATGTTCGGGCACAACCTCGTGCTCGCGTTCCAGACGCTGGAGCGGGTGTGGGAGGAGCTGTGCCACGACATCCGCCACGGCGCCCTGTCTCCAGCGCGGGTCACCGAGCCGGCGCTCCGCCGGGCCGTGTCCGCGCTCCTCGCGCCGCCGAACCCCGCGCTCGCCGACGAGGTGGCGCGCAGGTGCGCCGAGGCCGGGCTCCGCGACTGGCGCGGGGTGGTCCCGGCGCTGTGGCCCAACGCCAGGTACGTGCACACGATCGTGACGGGGTCCATGGAGCACTACGTCAGGAAGATCCGGCACTACGCCGGTGGCCTTCCGCTGGTCGCCATGGATTACGGCGCGTCGGAGGGTATGGTCGGTGCCAACGTCGAGCCGGAGGTGCCCCCGGAATCAGCAACGTTCGCCGTGGTCCCAGACATCGCCTACTTCGAGTTCATCCCTCTCAAGACCAACGACGGCGGCGGAGCGGCCTGTACCGATACCGGCACGAGCTACAACACCGAGGCGGATCCCGTCGGCCTGACGaaggtcaccgtcggcgagcaCTACGAGGTCGTCATGACCACCTTCGCAG GCTTGTACCGGTACCGTCTCGGCGACGTGGTGAAGGTGGCCGGCTTCTACAACTCGACGCCGAAGCTCAAGTTCGTGAGCCGAGGGGCGATCGGTCCCACGCTGTGCATCAACGTCGACAAGAACACCGAGCTGGACgtgaagctcgccgtcgatgGCGCGGCCGAGATCCTGGCTGCCCGGAACACGTCGTTGGAGGTGGTGGACTACACCAGCCACGCGGACGTGTCGTCCGACCCGGGCCACTACGTCGTCTTCTGGGAGCTCAGCGGCGAGGCCGACGACGACGTGTTGCAGCGCTGCTGCGACGAGCTGGACCGGCGCTTCGTCGACGCTGGGTACGTGAGCTCGAGAAAGACACGCGTCATCAGGCCCCTGGAGCTGCGGGTACTACGGCGGGGCGCCTTCCAGAAGGTGCTGCACCACTACCTCGCCCTCGGAGCTTCGGCGAACCAGTTCAAGTTCCCGAGGTGCGTCGCCCGGTCCAACTCCGGCGTCCTCCAGGTCCTCTCCGACAACGCCGTCAAGATCTTCTTCAGCACAGCCTACGACTGA